The Euphorbia lathyris chromosome 3, ddEupLath1.1, whole genome shotgun sequence genome contains a region encoding:
- the LOC136224371 gene encoding mitogen-activated protein kinase kinase 3, with the protein MAGLEELRKKLAPLFDPEKGFSAGLTLDPGNSYMLSDGGTVNLLSRSYGMYNINELGLQKCTSSPVDETDQSEKTYRCASHEMRLFGAIGSGASSVVRRAIHIPTHRIIALKKINIFEKEKRQQLLTEIRTLCEAPCSEGLVEFHGAFYTPDSGQISIALEYMDGGSLADILRVQRRIPEPVLSHMFQKLLHGLSYLHGVRHLVHRDIKPANLLMNLKGEPKITDFGISAGLENSMAMCATFVGTVTYMSPERIRNDSYSYPADIWSLGLALFECGTGEFPYSANEGPVNLMLQILEDPSPSPSKHKFSSEFCSFIDACLQKEPNARPTAEQLLSHEFITKYAHHEVDLAAFVQSVFDPTQKMKDLADMLTIHYYLLFDGPDELWQHVKSLYNEDSTLSFNGKQSVGPKDIFATLTNIRSTLAGDWPPERLVHIVEKLQCRAHGQGGVAMRVTGSFIIGNQFLICGDGLQVEGLPNFKDLSIDIPSMRMGTFKEQFIMEPGSGIGCYSIAKQDLQIMQ; encoded by the exons ATGGCGGGTTTGGAGGAATTAAGAAAGAAGCTTGCACCATTATTTGATCCTgagaagggtttctcagctgGGTTAACCTTGGATCCTGGTAATTCATATATG CTGTCAGATGGTGGAACTGTTAATTTATTAAGTAGATCATATGGAATGTACAATATAAATGAGCTGGGATTGCAAAAATGCACTTCTTCACCAGTGGATGAAACAGACCAAAGCGAGAAAACATATCGATGTGCCTCCCATGAGATGAGACTTTTTGGAGCCATTGGCAGTGGGGCTAGCAGTGTTGTTCGGAGAGCTATACATATTCCTACACATAGAATTATTGCCCtcaaaaaaattaacatttttgAAAAG gAGAAAAGACAACAGCTTCTGACTGAAATACGGACTTTATGTGAGGCACCTTGTTCTGAGGGTCTTGTCGAATTCCATGGAGCATTTTATACTCCTGATTCTGGGCAGATAAGCATAGCTTTAGAATACATGGATGGAGGGTCATTGGCAGATATATTAAGAGTGCAGAGAAGAATACCAGAACCAGTGCTTTCACATATGTTTCAAAAGCTTCTGCAT GGACTAAGCTACTTGCATGGAGTTAGACATTTAGTTCATAGAGACATAAAACCTGCAAATCTACTTATGAATCTCAAGGGAGAGCCAAAAATTACAGATTTTGGCATCAGTGCTGGGTTAGAGAACTCAATGGCAATG TGTGCAACTTTTGTTGGTACTGTCACATACATGTCACCTGAACGAATTCGAAATGACAGTTATTCTTATCCTGCTGACATTTGGAGCCTTGGTCTTGCTCTCTTTGAATGTGGCACGGGGGAGTTTCCATACAGTGCTAATGAAGGTCCTGTCAATCTTATGTTGCAG ATCTTGGAAGACCCATCACCTTCACCGTCAAAACACAAGTTTTCTTCAGAGTTCTGCTCATTTATTGATGCTTGCCTCCAAAAGGAGCCAAATGCAAGACCAACGGCAGAGCAG CTTCTGTCGCACGAGTTCATTACAAAGTATGCACACCATGAAGTTGACCTTGCGGCCTTTGTCCAAAGTGTTTTTGATCCAACTCAAAAGATGAAGGATTTGGCAGAT ATGTTGACAATACACTATTACTTACTTTTTGATGGACCCGATGAGCTCTGGCAACACGTGAAGTCATTGTATAATGAAGACTCAACTCTTAG CTTCAATGGGAAACAAAGTGTCGGTCCAAAAGATATTTTTGCAACCTTGACAAATATCCGGAGTACATTGGCTGGTGATTGGCCTCCTGAAAGACTCGTTCACATTGTCGAAAAGCTACAATGCAGAGCGCATGGTCAAGGCGGAGTGGCGATGCGTGTAACAGGATCCTTTATAATTGGGAACCAGTTCTTAATATGTGGGGATGGTTTACAAGTAGAAGGATTGCCAAATTTCAAAGATCTTTCAATTGATATTCCAAGTATGCGGATGGGCACATTCAAGGAACAGTTTATAATGGAACCTGGAAGTGGAATAGGATGCTATTCCATAGCTAAACAAGATCTCCAAATCATGCAGTAG